The Niabella beijingensis genomic interval ACAATAGCGCCTCGCTGGGCTATGTAGATGCCACCCACCAGTTGATTGATCAGCTGACGTCCTATAAAAACATCACCTATTATCTGCCGTTAACAGATAAAGATGCTACTACCGCGCGTATTGCTGCATACGGGAACAATCATACCGATTGGTGCCAAAAGGTCCTGAGTGACCTGAAAACCGCTCATCCCCGGATTGAAGAGTATCTCGAAGAGATAAATATAACGGTATGGGGGCATGCTATGCCTAAACCTGTGCCGGGGCATATATTCGGAGGAGTCCGTCAGACCTTGCAACAACCAGTCAATAACCAGATCTTCTTCGCTCATACAGACTACGCGGGCATCAGTATTTTTGAAGAAGGTTTTTACCAGGGTATTAACGCTGCACAAAAAATAATCAATGCCGGCTGAACAACAATTATATAAATACCGGCAACCCTGGCTGCAAAACAAAGGCACAGATCTATTTTTTATTCTGTCGCCTCCTTTTGTCTGTTTGCTTCTTATTATCTCCTTCCCTCATTTATTTCGGAATGATGACCGGATGTCACTTACCGGATGGATCCTCCTGGTCCTGCTGATTGACGTTGGTCATGTATATACGACCCTCTATCGTACTTATTTCGACCGGAATGCATTAAAAACAAAGGGTACGATCCTCTGGGTCATTCCATTCGTTGCTTTTACTGCTGGGTTGCTGCTTTATAATTTCAGCGCGCTCTGGTTCTGGAGGGTGCTGGCTTATGCAGCGGTATATCATTTCATACGACAGCAATACGGTTTCATGCGGCTGTACAGCCGGTTTGAAAACAAACGGTCCTTTACTGCAAAACTGGATACAGCAGTGATCTACAGTGCCACGCTTTACCCGCTTTTCTACTGGCACATCTCGGGCCCGCGTAATTTTAACTGGTTCATTACGGGGGATTTTGTTTATTTCGGCGGGAGTGCGCTACTGCCCATTCTCGGCGGCCTTTATTTCATATTGCTCCTTGTTTACATCTTTCATCTGACCATTCAGACCATAAAAACCCGGCACTTTAACCTGCCCAAATTCGGCATCATTGCCGGCACCGTTATTTCCTGGTATTTCGGGATTGTTTACTTCAACGGTGATATGGCATTTACGCTGCTTAATGTAGTAAGCCACGGTGTTCCTTACATGGCACTGGTATGGGTGCACGGCAGAAAAGTCTATTCGAAACAAAAGAAGGAGAACCCCTTTTTACACAGGGTTTTTTCCAAAAAAGGAATCCTTATTTTTTTATTCATCATATTTGGGCTGGCCTTTATGGAGGAATTTTTCTGGGATATTGCGGTATGGAAAGAACACAGGGTGGCATTCGGAGGCAGTTATTTTGCAGCATTCCAACCCAGCGGGGAAATACTGAATATCCTGGTTCCCCTGCTGGCCCTGCCTCAGTTCACTCATTATATCCTGGATGGTTTTATCTGGAAGATCAGGAAGAATGAAATAAAATGGAGCAGTGAAATCAATAAATAGACAGGCAACTCCTCTTTACTTATCAGCTGTAATTAAATAATATCCAATCTTATAAGAAAAACAAGCCCGGAGAAAAAGAGCGGAAGCACTTGTGAAGTAATTCCGGCAGCGCAGGTATTATCCCCGATAAAAAAGTGCAGGACGGATGTCACTGCACTTTGATAAATTTATCCGGAACCGTTCAGACCTGGGAGATTGCTGCATTATACATCAGCGCATAATATTCATGTGCCATGCGGTTGCTTTCAAACTGCCAGCGTACATCCTGCATGCCATTCTTCATGATCTGTCTCCAGGTATTATAATCCTGGTAGTAAAGCGAGATAATCTGTCCGGCAAGGATCTCATACAGCTTGTTCAGGTCATATTCATCCTGGTCGTGAACACTCATATTCGCATAATCGGCCTTGGGTATTACAAATCCATTATGCCCGTGATTGATGAATTCGGGGATCCACCCGTCGTCCGTAGAGAAATTAACGGCACCATTCATCGCGGCTGTCATACCACTGGTGCCGGATGCCTCACGCGGTACGCGGGGATTGTTCAGCCACAGATCCGCCGCCTGTTTCAGGCGTTTGGACAATCCGAGCTCGTATCCTGTAAGCACTGCCACATTTTTATAATTCTTACTCAGGTGTACCAGCTCATTGAATTCAGAGATCGCCGGGAAGTCCATGGGATAGGGCTTTCCCGCCCATATGATCTGAACCGGGAAGGGTGCGTTGTTCAGCAACTGATTAAAGCGCTGCAGGTCTGACGCGATCAGCCCTGCTCTTTTATAGCCCGCAAACCTTCGGGCCCAGACAATGGTAAACACACGGGGATCGAACAGCTTGCCGGTTTGATCCGCCACAATTTCGAATGCCCTTTTCTTCAGGAACCATTTACGGTCATCAAACCCATAATCGTCCCCTACCTCTTTGAATTTATACATTTGCTTATCGGCCCAGTAATTCCAGTTCTGTGCATTGGTGATGGAGATAATGGGACAAATGCCCTCATATTTCCCCCACATATCCCGCGATACTTCACCATGCAGTTTGGACACTCCATTAGCAACGTGCGCAAAACGCAATGCCACCAGCGAATGATTGAACTGATCGCTGTAATCCTTTGTCAGTGTTTTTACTTCATCCACTCCCAGTCCGCAGAAATAGCTCATCTTATGACACAGGTAAATGTCATGCTTTTCGTTTCCTGCCTCTTCCGGCGTATGTGTGGTGAATACAAGACGTTTTTTT includes:
- the glgP gene encoding alpha-glucan family phosphorylase codes for the protein MSFENFKVPYEVDKNYGKRVAYFSMEYAIHQPLKIYSGGLGFLSGSHLRSAYELRQHMIGVGILWKYGYYDQERNQDQTLDVAWNEKSYSFLEDTGIKFQIQVHDAPVWVKAYYLHPETFKTAPLFLLSTDLPENDYVSQTICHKLYDANVATKVAQFILLGVGGAKLMDLLGVDPEIYHLNEAHGLSSTFYLYQKFGRNLDEVKKRLVFTTHTPEEAGNEKHDIYLCHKMSYFCGLGVDEVKTLTKDYSDQFNHSLVALRFAHVANGVSKLHGEVSRDMWGKYEGICPIISITNAQNWNYWADKQMYKFKEVGDDYGFDDRKWFLKKRAFEIVADQTGKLFDPRVFTIVWARRFAGYKRAGLIASDLQRFNQLLNNAPFPVQIIWAGKPYPMDFPAISEFNELVHLSKNYKNVAVLTGYELGLSKRLKQAADLWLNNPRVPREASGTSGMTAAMNGAVNFSTDDGWIPEFINHGHNGFVIPKADYANMSVHDQDEYDLNKLYEILAGQIISLYYQDYNTWRQIMKNGMQDVRWQFESNRMAHEYYALMYNAAISQV